A genomic region of Sulfurospirillum tamanense contains the following coding sequences:
- a CDS encoding ABC transporter substrate-binding protein — protein sequence MEKKKSLKKSRLKLLRHGLGWIFCITLLFGAHAIFFTTNTYANDSKKTPQDTLRVIAHIATSWVVGNSVVEPLVYVDNENNFVPNLAKQWTLGPEYIDLHLHQGVVFHDDTPFNSSSVLQNWERYVETAATKTPYFTLDLRLAIRDMEALDAHTVRMYFHVDAFMGQILVYLRSFYMYSPTFFEAFNGRYPQGNQANILKAGPWGTGPYEITKIQDGGAISLLRANARYWQKGYPRTQNLEIYSPAALNTQEAYQWMIEGKADLFDAVSPSMLPILGKHAHLHRTLKYPTSHLTTLFNTRKPNSPLRDIRVREALNLLVDRHTLHRFVSQGSARMTAFILPLDESNGLQPYPYDPQRATLLLNEAGFNEANPLPLVIGYYISEEKLAKAIGAMLQSKGVAVEFEQYTTRQEYYKHIKNYTHGPDNPIEGERWDLSIVQSGLYTNTVATHFEAFYGKGGNRWIEVDNEADRLFLEAMHAPSWEKAQEKFVQMELYLYQQHYSMPLFIWPSIFTMHQRIAHNSFSGSGYLLNLKEISIAK from the coding sequence ATGGAAAAGAAAAAAAGCCTGAAGAAGAGCCGCTTAAAACTACTGCGACATGGGTTAGGTTGGATTTTTTGCATCACATTACTCTTTGGCGCACATGCAATCTTTTTCACAACAAACACTTACGCAAATGACTCCAAAAAAACACCCCAAGACACCTTGCGCGTCATTGCTCATATTGCCACTTCATGGGTCGTGGGGAATTCGGTTGTAGAGCCGTTGGTATATGTCGACAATGAAAACAATTTTGTTCCTAATTTGGCAAAACAGTGGACACTTGGCCCAGAATATATCGACCTACACTTGCACCAAGGGGTTGTTTTTCACGATGACACACCTTTTAACAGCAGTTCGGTCTTGCAAAACTGGGAGCGGTATGTGGAAACAGCGGCCACAAAAACCCCCTATTTTACTCTTGATTTGCGCTTAGCGATTCGCGACATGGAGGCCCTTGATGCCCATACTGTACGAATGTATTTTCACGTAGACGCCTTTATGGGACAAATTTTGGTCTACCTTCGCTCTTTTTACATGTATTCGCCAACTTTCTTTGAGGCTTTTAATGGTCGCTACCCTCAGGGCAATCAAGCTAATATTCTTAAAGCTGGCCCGTGGGGAACAGGCCCTTATGAGATTACAAAAATCCAAGATGGCGGGGCTATTTCCTTGCTACGCGCCAACGCGCGCTACTGGCAAAAAGGCTATCCGCGCACTCAAAATCTTGAAATCTACAGCCCAGCTGCGCTCAACACCCAAGAAGCTTATCAATGGATGATCGAAGGCAAAGCCGATCTGTTTGATGCAGTAAGCCCTTCCATGCTCCCCATTTTAGGAAAACATGCGCATTTACATCGCACACTAAAATACCCCACAAGCCACCTTACCACACTATTTAACACCCGCAAGCCCAATAGTCCACTTCGTGACATCAGAGTGCGTGAAGCACTCAACCTACTGGTTGATCGCCATACCTTACACCGTTTTGTCTCCCAAGGGTCAGCCAGAATGACAGCTTTTATTCTTCCTCTTGATGAATCCAACGGCTTGCAACCTTATCCTTATGACCCGCAAAGGGCGACTTTACTTTTAAACGAAGCGGGTTTCAATGAAGCCAACCCTCTACCTTTAGTAATTGGGTATTACATTAGTGAAGAAAAACTAGCCAAAGCCATTGGTGCCATGCTCCAAAGCAAAGGGGTAGCGGTTGAGTTTGAACAATACACAACACGCCAAGAGTATTACAAACACATTAAAAATTACACCCACGGCCCAGACAATCCTATCGAAGGTGAACGCTGGGATCTTTCCATCGTCCAAAGTGGCCTATATACCAACACCGTTGCCACCCATTTTGAAGCATTTTATGGCAAGGGAGGCAACCGCTGGATAGAAGTGGACAATGAAGCTGACCGCTTATTTTTAGAAGCAATGCACGCACCGTCATGGGAAAAGGCGCAGGAAAAATTTGTTCAGATGGAACTTTACCTTTACCAGCAACACTACTCCATGCCTTTGTTTATTTGGCCCAGTATTTTCACCATGCACCAACGCATTGCTCATAACTCCTTTTCTGGAAGCGGATACTTGCTTAACTTAAAGGAGATATCCATTGCTAAATAA